In Clostridium sp. JN-1, one genomic interval encodes:
- a CDS encoding transporter substrate-binding domain-containing protein, giving the protein MRIKSIKAKNIFILLFFCIFILIFINKVIESKYDINLIKFVRESQPLTSEEKEWLKQNPIIYGADNNSPPLRYVDKESGQYKGTSIDIIHALSVELGIEIKYKPLIFKDSFTNLDHGEISMCDLFPSPNRSKKYLFSDPLYNLRGVILVSAQNNSIKSYSDLLDLKVAVPDGDYAIEFLNSMHCTVKYSYTQNMSEAINLLKSKQVDAVVGDEPVISCLINKMNIKNKMKIIDKPLYEKEAALAIPKSKPILLNIINKGILEIKRKNVTEKIQQKWFGISAPISKQSISNTIIIIVGLIFALIFLIFYIMYLWNSRLKREVDKQTEELYISRNDLQTTFDGLTYLIIEVNKNHKIDNVNKAFCQFWGIDRNKIIGTECSKFKEFICPNCNNCCIRHTYLYGSEEKYDISYNDRFYNVDTFPINDKSKNFIKTLFVMKDVTQLKINEKQLLQADKMAAVGQLAAGVAHEIRNPLGLIRDYLYVLKGQIKQDNDRIKKCISVIESSVNRANSIINNLLNFSRVSNDERQKVNIKKLTQEILNLENKSLEKHNIILQQEFEDDMYCYVNVESLKHILINIISNAIDAMENGGTLYIKCSNSDEKLIYTISDTGIGIKDKDIDNIFHPFFTTKSPGKGTGLGLYIVYNEVQKCGGEIKVLSKYGRGTTFTITLPNTNS; this is encoded by the coding sequence GTGAGAATAAAAAGTATAAAAGCTAAAAATATCTTTATCTTATTATTTTTTTGTATATTTATATTGATATTTATAAATAAGGTAATTGAAAGTAAATATGATATAAACCTAATTAAATTTGTAAGGGAATCCCAACCTCTTACAAGTGAAGAAAAAGAATGGTTAAAGCAAAATCCTATTATATATGGTGCAGATAATAATTCCCCTCCGCTTAGATATGTTGATAAAGAATCAGGTCAATATAAAGGAACTTCAATCGACATTATACATGCACTATCAGTTGAATTAGGAATTGAAATTAAATATAAGCCGCTTATTTTTAAGGACTCATTTACAAATTTAGATCATGGAGAAATAAGTATGTGTGACCTATTTCCAAGCCCTAACAGGAGTAAAAAATATCTATTTTCAGACCCACTTTACAATTTGAGAGGAGTAATACTTGTATCAGCACAAAATAACAGCATTAAGTCATATTCGGATTTATTAGATTTAAAAGTAGCAGTACCAGATGGAGATTATGCAATAGAGTTTTTAAATTCTATGCATTGTACTGTTAAATATAGTTATACACAAAACATGTCAGAAGCAATTAACCTTTTAAAAAGTAAACAAGTTGATGCAGTTGTAGGTGATGAACCTGTCATTAGCTGCCTAATAAATAAAATGAATATTAAAAACAAAATGAAAATCATAGATAAACCACTTTATGAAAAAGAAGCTGCACTAGCAATTCCAAAATCAAAACCTATACTGCTCAATATTATAAATAAAGGCATCCTTGAAATTAAAAGAAAAAACGTTACTGAAAAAATACAGCAGAAGTGGTTTGGAATATCAGCTCCTATTTCAAAACAAAGTATATCTAATACAATAATAATTATTGTAGGACTAATATTTGCATTAATATTTTTGATATTCTATATTATGTATCTTTGGAATAGCAGACTAAAAAGAGAAGTTGATAAACAAACTGAAGAATTATACATTAGTAGGAATGATCTTCAGACAACCTTTGATGGATTGACTTACCTTATTATTGAAGTAAATAAGAATCATAAAATTGATAATGTGAATAAAGCATTTTGCCAATTTTGGGGGATAGATAGAAATAAAATTATTGGAACAGAATGTAGTAAATTTAAAGAATTTATATGTCCGAATTGTAATAATTGCTGTATAAGACATACATATCTATATGGAAGTGAAGAAAAATATGATATAAGCTATAACGATAGATTTTATAATGTAGATACATTCCCAATCAATGATAAAAGCAAAAATTTTATTAAAACACTATTTGTTATGAAAGATGTAACGCAGCTCAAAATTAACGAAAAGCAGTTATTACAGGCAGATAAAATGGCAGCTGTTGGTCAATTAGCAGCAGGAGTTGCACACGAAATTAGAAACCCATTAGGTCTAATAAGAGACTATTTATACGTATTAAAAGGGCAAATTAAACAAGATAATGATAGAATTAAAAAATGCATAAGTGTAATTGAATCATCGGTTAATAGAGCAAATAGTATTATAAATAATTTACTGAACTTTTCACGTGTATCTAATGATGAACGGCAAAAAGTGAATATTAAAAAATTGACTCAGGAAATCTTGAACCTAGAAAACAAAAGTTTAGAAAAGCATAATATAATTTTACAACAGGAATTTGAAGATGATATGTACTGCTATGTAAACGTCGAATCATTAAAGCATATATTAATAAATATTATATCTAATGCAATTGATGCAATGGAAAACGGCGGAACATTATATATTAAATGCAGTAACTCAGATGAAAAATTAATATATACAATTAGTGATACTGGAATAGGTATTAAGGATAAAGATATAGATAATATATTTCATCCTTTTTTTACAACAAAGTCACCAGGAAAAGGTACAGGCCTTGGTTTATATATAGTATATAATGAAGTTCAAAAATGCGGTGGAGAAATAAAAGTTTTAAGTAAATATGGCAGGGGCACTACTTTTACAATTACCTTACCAAACACTAATTCATAG
- a CDS encoding amino acid permease has protein sequence MEGPKNNSPGLKKEINLLEATLLVVGVVIGSGVFFKPSSVFKNAGAPGLGILAWVVGCIITIAGALSIAELGSAIPETGGLIVYLKKLYGEKMSFLFGWVQVLIYYPGLDAALAVVFATQCTSFMDITPVGQKILALALLLVLGIINLISTKVGTKFASIAAIAKLIPIAVIIAAGLAMGKVHAFTPMASSASTGVGFGAAVLGVLFAYEGWIAVTNMAGELKNPVKDLPKAIVIGLTIVTIVYLGVNLAVINTMPVAAVAASKKAVADASVILFGPTGAGLISIGIIISIVGCLSPFIMTGARLPFAMAKDKLFVAEDFFSKLNKNGTPANAMIFQLALACIYTLTGSFDTLTNLVVFVNWIFIMLGIGGVFLLRKNHKELIKEDSYKVPLYPVIPIIGIIGALYVGVSTLITSTSFALYGLGVTIIGLPVYMLLRKRNENRNISM, from the coding sequence ATGGAAGGACCTAAAAATAATAGCCCAGGTCTTAAGAAGGAAATTAATTTATTGGAAGCTACTTTGTTGGTAGTTGGTGTTGTAATAGGCAGTGGAGTGTTTTTTAAACCTTCGTCCGTATTTAAGAATGCAGGTGCACCAGGATTGGGAATTTTAGCATGGGTAGTTGGATGTATTATTACAATTGCCGGGGCGCTTAGTATTGCAGAATTGGGTTCAGCTATTCCTGAAACAGGAGGATTAATAGTTTATTTAAAAAAGCTATATGGGGAAAAGATGAGCTTTTTATTTGGGTGGGTGCAGGTATTAATCTATTATCCTGGATTGGATGCTGCACTGGCAGTTGTTTTTGCAACTCAATGTACTTCATTTATGGATATTACACCTGTGGGACAAAAAATTCTTGCCTTAGCTTTATTACTAGTGCTCGGAATCATTAATTTAATATCTACAAAGGTTGGAACAAAGTTTGCAAGCATTGCTGCTATTGCCAAGTTAATACCAATTGCTGTTATTATTGCTGCAGGGCTTGCCATGGGAAAAGTACATGCATTTACTCCAATGGCATCATCAGCAAGTACAGGAGTTGGATTTGGTGCGGCAGTACTAGGTGTACTTTTTGCATATGAAGGATGGATAGCGGTAACTAATATGGCTGGAGAATTAAAAAATCCTGTAAAAGATCTTCCTAAAGCAATAGTAATAGGTTTAACTATTGTTACAATTGTATATCTTGGTGTAAATTTAGCAGTTATAAATACTATGCCAGTTGCTGCAGTTGCAGCTTCAAAAAAGGCAGTTGCAGATGCTTCTGTAATATTATTTGGACCGACTGGTGCTGGACTTATTTCCATTGGTATTATAATATCAATAGTTGGATGTCTAAGTCCATTTATTATGACAGGTGCTAGGCTTCCTTTTGCTATGGCAAAGGATAAACTATTTGTAGCAGAGGATTTCTTTTCTAAGTTAAATAAAAATGGAACACCTGCAAATGCAATGATTTTCCAACTTGCATTAGCATGTATTTATACTTTAACAGGTTCATTTGATACTTTAACCAATCTTGTAGTTTTTGTAAATTGGATATTCATAATGCTTGGTATAGGTGGAGTATTCTTATTGAGAAAAAATCATAAAGAACTTATAAAGGAAGATTCATACAAAGTTCCTTTATATCCTGTTATACCAATAATAGGTATAATAGGTGCATTGTATGTTGGAGTTAGTACACTTATTACTAGTACAAGTTTTGCTTTATATGGATTAGGAGTAACAATCATTGGTTTACCTGTATATATGTTACTAAGGAAAAGAAATGAAAATAGAAATATTTCTATGTAG
- a CDS encoding YebC/PmpR family DNA-binding transcriptional regulator, with translation MSGHSKWHNIQAKKGKIDAKRGKIFTKLGKELAIAAKSGGSNIDSNSKLRDVIAKAKANNMPQDTITRAIKKGAGEMEGVNYEEIVYEGYGPCGVAFVVNALTDNKNRTASSVRTAFSRHGGNLGANGCVGWMFQQKGQIVIEKKDGMDEDEIMMEALDAGAEDFQSLDEVFEITTTPQDFSTVRENLEKKGYEFISAEVTMIPDNTVSVNMEDAEKVQKLIDKLEDDDDVQDVYSNADFPEEFEG, from the coding sequence ATGTCAGGACATTCAAAATGGCATAATATACAGGCTAAAAAAGGAAAAATTGATGCTAAAAGGGGAAAAATCTTTACAAAGTTAGGTAAAGAGTTAGCTATAGCAGCTAAAAGTGGAGGCTCAAATATTGACTCAAATAGTAAATTAAGGGATGTAATAGCTAAGGCAAAAGCAAATAACATGCCTCAAGATACTATAACTAGGGCAATCAAAAAAGGTGCAGGTGAAATGGAAGGCGTAAACTATGAAGAAATAGTTTATGAAGGATATGGACCATGCGGAGTTGCTTTTGTAGTAAATGCTTTAACTGATAACAAAAATAGAACAGCAAGTAGTGTTAGAACGGCTTTTTCAAGACATGGTGGAAATCTTGGAGCTAATGGCTGCGTAGGTTGGATGTTCCAGCAAAAAGGCCAAATAGTTATAGAGAAAAAAGATGGTATGGATGAAGATGAAATCATGATGGAAGCATTAGATGCCGGTGCAGAAGATTTTCAATCACTAGATGAGGTATTTGAAATCACAACTACACCTCAAGATTTTTCTACAGTTAGAGAAAACCTTGAGAAAAAAGGATACGAATTCATATCAGCTGAAGTAACTATGATTCCAGACAACACAGTTTCTGTAAACATGGAAGATGCAGAAAAGGTTCAAAAGCTTATAGATAAACTTGAAGATGATGATGATGTTCAAGATGTCTATAGCAATGCTGATTTTCCAGAAGAATTCGAAGGCTAA
- a CDS encoding cell wall-binding repeat-containing protein: MNKKKITRYLLSLGIMCSLLTAPVIGKPNQSSTAKAVSSDRVCDYNGAQEEPLQTKYGEITSLKTMKDHLSEYTNLDDLLKSPYLVDVDKTNNPDLFCTYFGVLNLDVSKLGLDGKVYHWTDELGIQHFEEILRIYQDDKSGVISRVKVDRTASHIGILHKAHITPFYTAQDDTLKYLCKMNGTLGNLVNPVPAKAYSFNSSDGVNPIPDGYEGSNYHRINTDNRPSGAALANVIIPDPIPVDKPEDVVIPESLFTDSKNQGYNSGDNIPKPVPKPIQKPDITSTRLAGEDRFATSLTIAKEYVGTGTLDNIVISTGYGFADSLAGSTLAGKLDCPILLMGDIKDSQENLNYIASKLSKNGHIYILGGESVMPDTFKQWFIDRGYSADNIIRLGGQDREDTCEKIALQLHAPIGNPVIIASEEDFPDALSVSSAATAKGYPIILIPHDSLPEHASSYLSAEKPSTVYLIGGTGSVDENTANKIQAVTGLSPDNLVRLAGADRFETSMVIANYFKQSDGNITVVNGEDYPDAISGSVLSAKKNSPIILTDNSNLSSIRGFMSANATTNVYFLGGTAVLPDSTKTELLTQ, from the coding sequence ATGAACAAGAAGAAAATAACTAGGTATCTATTAAGTTTAGGAATTATGTGCAGTTTATTGACGGCACCAGTGATAGGCAAACCTAATCAATCAAGTACGGCAAAGGCGGTGTCATCTGATAGGGTTTGTGACTATAACGGTGCACAGGAAGAGCCATTGCAAACTAAATATGGTGAAATAACATCATTAAAAACTATGAAAGACCATTTGTCCGAGTATACGAATCTCGATGATTTGTTAAAGTCACCATATTTAGTTGATGTGGATAAGACTAATAATCCAGACTTATTTTGTACTTACTTTGGTGTATTAAACCTTGATGTTAGTAAATTAGGATTAGACGGTAAAGTATACCATTGGACTGACGAGCTTGGAATTCAGCATTTTGAGGAGATATTACGCATATACCAGGATGATAAAAGTGGTGTCATATCCAGAGTCAAAGTTGATAGGACAGCATCACATATCGGGATTCTACACAAAGCTCATATTACACCATTCTACACTGCACAGGATGACACTCTCAAATATTTATGCAAGATGAATGGTACTTTGGGAAACCTAGTAAATCCGGTTCCAGCTAAAGCATATAGCTTTAATAGCTCAGATGGAGTTAATCCTATACCAGATGGATATGAGGGCAGCAATTATCATCGTATAAATACGGATAATAGACCATCAGGGGCAGCCCTAGCTAATGTGATAATACCTGATCCGATACCTGTAGACAAACCAGAGGATGTAGTAATCCCAGAGAGTTTATTTACTGATAGCAAGAATCAAGGATATAACAGTGGGGATAATATACCCAAACCAGTTCCAAAACCAATCCAAAAACCAGATATAACATCTACTAGATTAGCAGGGGAAGACAGATTTGCTACTTCCTTGACTATAGCAAAAGAATATGTAGGTACTGGAACTTTAGATAATATAGTTATATCAACTGGATATGGATTTGCGGATTCTCTAGCAGGTTCTACACTGGCTGGAAAATTGGATTGCCCGATATTGCTTATGGGTGATATAAAAGATAGCCAGGAAAACTTGAACTATATAGCATCCAAACTATCTAAGAATGGTCATATATATATCTTAGGCGGCGAGAGTGTAATGCCAGATACTTTTAAGCAGTGGTTTATTGACAGAGGCTATTCAGCCGATAATATCATTAGACTTGGTGGACAAGACAGAGAAGATACTTGTGAAAAGATAGCATTACAACTTCATGCACCAATAGGTAATCCAGTTATAATAGCAAGTGAAGAGGACTTTCCGGATGCACTATCGGTATCATCGGCAGCCACAGCGAAGGGATATCCAATAATATTGATACCGCATGATTCTTTACCAGAGCATGCTTCATCCTACTTAAGTGCAGAGAAACCTTCAACGGTTTATTTGATAGGTGGAACTGGTTCTGTGGATGAAAATACTGCAAATAAGATACAAGCAGTTACAGGCTTATCGCCAGACAACCTAGTTCGTCTAGCGGGGGCAGATAGATTTGAAACTTCAATGGTAATAGCAAATTACTTCAAGCAGTCAGATGGTAATATAACAGTGGTTAATGGAGAAGACTATCCAGATGCAATCTCTGGCAGTGTACTGTCAGCAAAGAAGAATTCACCAATAATTCTTACTGATAATTCAAACCTCTCCTCGATACGCGGCTTTATGTCAGCTAATGCTACTACAAATGTTTATTTTCTAGGAGGTACTGCGGTATTGCCAGATAGTACAAAAACAGAGTTGTTAACACAGTAA
- the ortA gene encoding 2-amino-4-oxopentanoate thiolase subunit OrtA has product MFAKKGDWVQIHNIVLEPEERTAKIPEETKKVPLELWVKGFLNEDAEIGDTVSITTVTGRKEIGELEEINPKFSYGFGNEFIPELLQIDKQVKKILQEGEN; this is encoded by the coding sequence ATGTTTGCAAAAAAAGGAGATTGGGTTCAAATACACAATATTGTATTAGAGCCTGAAGAAAGAACTGCTAAAATTCCAGAAGAGACAAAAAAAGTTCCATTAGAATTATGGGTAAAAGGCTTTTTAAATGAGGATGCTGAAATTGGTGATACTGTTTCAATAACTACAGTAACAGGAAGAAAAGAAATCGGTGAATTAGAAGAAATAAATCCTAAATTTAGTTATGGATTTGGAAATGAATTTATACCTGAGCTTTTGCAAATTGACAAACAAGTAAAAAAAATTTTGCAGGAAGGTGAAAACTAA
- the ortB gene encoding 2-amino-4-oxopentanoate thiolase subunit OrtB, whose amino-acid sequence MVRDNSYAAVTARNNEIIKNATGMDYSLYESGNIAFDYERMMNDTGYTLEDIIKIQREVGVGNTPLLELKNLTALARKISPKGKGARIFVKDEQCNPSGSFKDRRASISAYHAKKLGYKGIAASTSGNYGAAVASQAAMRNLKCIIVQECYDSRKVGQPEILEKQRKCECFGAEVIQLTVGPELFYTFLRVLEDTHYFNASLYSTLGIAGVETLGYEISKQCRKLIGKDPDYVIATQAGGGNLTGTARGLIKAGATKTKIYGASVDLSGLHMASDTDFNKKSFTTGHTGFGVPYLTNPDHSDVPRSAARALRYMDNFLIVQQGEVFYTTEALSVLEGMERGPAGNTSLTAAFALAQELDEDQVIVVQETEYTGAGKHPLAQLSFARENGIVIKFGNPKEDTPGKNIILPEHPSLIKTKYFDMNKLKKSYIKNAVKQVQTVTANENDIQYLIDETKSNRQFVTQVLKDLNIKLI is encoded by the coding sequence ATGGTAAGAGATAATAGTTATGCAGCAGTTACTGCTAGAAATAATGAAATTATAAAAAATGCTACAGGGATGGATTATTCACTATATGAATCAGGAAACATTGCCTTTGATTATGAAAGAATGATGAATGACACAGGGTATACTCTTGAAGACATTATTAAAATTCAAAGGGAAGTAGGAGTTGGGAATACTCCTTTATTAGAGCTTAAAAACTTGACCGCACTTGCAAGAAAAATTTCCCCTAAAGGTAAAGGTGCGAGAATATTTGTAAAAGATGAACAGTGTAATCCATCAGGAAGTTTTAAAGATAGAAGAGCATCTATATCTGCATATCATGCAAAAAAATTAGGATATAAAGGTATTGCTGCTTCAACTAGTGGAAATTATGGTGCAGCAGTTGCTTCACAAGCAGCAATGAGAAATCTTAAATGTATAATTGTTCAGGAATGTTATGATTCAAGGAAGGTTGGACAACCTGAAATACTTGAAAAGCAGAGAAAATGTGAGTGCTTTGGTGCAGAAGTTATTCAATTAACTGTTGGACCCGAATTATTTTATACATTTTTAAGGGTATTAGAGGATACACATTATTTTAATGCTTCCTTATATTCAACATTAGGCATTGCTGGTGTAGAAACATTAGGATATGAAATTTCAAAACAGTGTAGAAAATTAATTGGAAAGGATCCAGATTATGTTATTGCAACTCAAGCTGGCGGTGGAAATTTAACTGGAACAGCTAGAGGATTAATAAAGGCTGGAGCAACAAAAACAAAGATTTATGGAGCAAGTGTTGATTTATCAGGTCTGCACATGGCTTCAGATACAGATTTTAATAAAAAATCTTTTACAACCGGTCATACTGGATTTGGAGTTCCATATTTAACAAATCCTGATCATTCAGATGTTCCAAGAAGTGCAGCAAGAGCTTTAAGATATATGGATAATTTCTTAATCGTTCAACAAGGTGAAGTGTTCTATACTACAGAAGCACTTTCAGTACTTGAAGGAATGGAAAGAGGTCCTGCAGGAAATACATCTTTAACAGCTGCTTTTGCTTTAGCACAAGAACTAGATGAAGATCAAGTTATTGTAGTTCAAGAAACCGAATATACTGGTGCTGGAAAACATCCTCTTGCACAGCTTTCTTTTGCAAGAGAAAATGGCATTGTCATTAAGTTTGGTAATCCTAAAGAAGATACCCCTGGAAAAAATATTATACTTCCAGAACACCCATCATTAATAAAAACAAAATATTTTGATATGAATAAGTTAAAAAAATCATATATAAAAAATGCAGTAAAACAAGTTCAAACAGTTACAGCTAATGAAAATGACATACAGTATTTGATTGATGAGACAAAATCCAATAGACAGTTTGTAACTCAAGTACTAAAGGATTTAAATATTAAGTTAATTTAA
- a CDS encoding anaerobic nitric oxide reductase flavorubredoxin, whose amino-acid sequence MSFKINDKVTWVGKIDWELRNFHGKEYSTHRGSSYNSYLIRDEKTVLIDTVWVPFSKEFISNLKNEIDLKEIDYIVMNHSEPDHSGALTDLMKEIPDTPIYCTKNGKDIIKGHCHEDWNFVTVKTGDTLDIGKNKLTFIEARMLHWPDTMFTYYNGENILFSNDAFGQHYASELMYNDKADHAELMQEAIKYYANILTPYSTFVSKKIEEVLSFNLPVDMICPSHGIIWRDNPIQIINKYMEWSQNYKENQVTLIYDTMWNSTRRMAEAIAEGIKSVNKDINVKIFNSGKSDKNDIMTEVFKSKVILVGSSTINNGILSSTAAILEMMRGLKFKDKKAAAFGSYGWGGESVKMITEELKKDGFEILNDGIKEKWIPDEEGLKRCREYGKNIASKI is encoded by the coding sequence ATGAGTTTTAAAATTAATGACAAAGTTACATGGGTAGGTAAGATTGATTGGGAATTGAGAAATTTTCATGGAAAAGAATATTCTACACACAGGGGAAGCTCCTATAACTCATATCTAATAAGAGATGAGAAAACAGTTCTAATAGATACTGTATGGGTACCTTTCTCTAAAGAGTTTATTTCTAATCTGAAAAATGAAATAGATTTAAAAGAGATAGACTATATAGTAATGAATCATTCTGAACCAGATCACAGCGGTGCTTTAACTGATTTGATGAAGGAGATACCTGATACTCCAATATACTGTACTAAAAATGGTAAAGACATAATAAAAGGACACTGCCATGAGGATTGGAACTTTGTAACTGTTAAAACTGGAGATACTTTAGATATTGGGAAAAATAAATTAACCTTCATAGAAGCAAGAATGCTGCACTGGCCAGATACTATGTTTACATATTATAATGGTGAAAATATATTATTTAGCAATGACGCCTTCGGCCAGCATTATGCTTCAGAATTAATGTATAATGATAAAGCAGACCATGCTGAACTTATGCAAGAAGCAATAAAATATTATGCTAACATATTAACACCTTATAGTACCTTTGTATCAAAGAAAATTGAGGAAGTGTTAAGCTTTAACTTACCAGTGGATATGATATGCCCAAGTCACGGCATTATTTGGAGAGACAATCCAATTCAAATAATAAATAAATATATGGAATGGTCGCAGAACTACAAGGAAAACCAAGTAACATTAATATATGATACCATGTGGAACAGCACAAGAAGAATGGCTGAAGCAATTGCCGAAGGTATTAAGTCAGTTAATAAGGATATTAATGTTAAAATATTTAATTCTGGAAAATCTGATAAAAATGATATCATGACAGAGGTATTTAAGTCAAAAGTTATACTTGTAGGCTCAAGTACTATTAATAATGGTATTCTTTCTTCTACAGCAGCTATTCTTGAAATGATGAGAGGACTTAAATTCAAAGATAAGAAGGCAGCTGCTTTTGGTAGTTACGGTTGGGGCGGGGAAAGTGTGAAAATGATTACTGAAGAGTTAAAAAAAGATGGTTTTGAAATATTAAATGATGGAATAAAAGAAAAATGGATACCTGATGAAGAAGGCTTGAAAAGATGCCGGGAGTATGGGAAAAATATTGCAAGTAAAATTTAA
- a CDS encoding sigma-54 dependent transcriptional regulator yields the protein MTSKRNFKILIVDDEKDYREVFKMILSDEGYWVSSASSGEDALNILKRENINLVLTDLIMPKMDGMQLLERIKKEYADTEVIVVTGYGTIETAVSAIKKGAFSYFIKSRKAEELLIEIEKLEKLHHLEKDNKYWRNQQNRNVYLLKTKNKKYENVLKVINKAAVSNASILITGESGVGKEIVARRIHELSSRKNGHFVAVNCQSLSENLLESELFGHEKGAFTGANERRIGRFEEADDGTLFLDEIGEMPINIQTKLLRTLENRTIERIGSNREISVNLRLISATNRNIYKAVENGDFREDLFYRINTIIINIPPLRDRKEDLPMFIDFFFNKFSKEQKKEITFIEKKVKDYLLTYNYPGNIRELKNIIERLVVLSEKGVVRKDDLPENRIRKGNNIQHSDTIMPLKEYKKKVESKYISEALAKCNGNITKTSQILNISRRQLFNKITEYNLKP from the coding sequence ATGACTTCAAAGAGAAACTTTAAAATTTTAATTGTTGATGATGAAAAAGATTATCGAGAAGTATTCAAAATGATACTAAGTGATGAGGGATACTGGGTTAGTTCAGCTTCTTCTGGAGAAGATGCACTAAACATATTAAAAAGAGAAAACATTAATCTTGTTTTAACTGATTTAATTATGCCAAAAATGGATGGAATGCAATTACTTGAAAGAATAAAAAAAGAATACGCTGATACAGAAGTAATAGTTGTTACAGGCTATGGTACGATAGAAACTGCAGTTAGTGCTATAAAAAAAGGTGCATTTAGTTATTTTATTAAAAGCCGTAAAGCTGAGGAGTTACTAATAGAAATTGAAAAGCTTGAAAAACTTCACCATTTAGAAAAAGATAATAAATATTGGAGAAATCAGCAAAATAGAAATGTATATCTTTTAAAGACTAAAAATAAAAAATATGAAAATGTACTTAAAGTTATAAATAAAGCAGCAGTTAGCAATGCAAGTATTTTAATTACCGGGGAATCTGGGGTAGGAAAGGAAATTGTTGCAAGACGTATTCATGAGTTAAGCAGCAGAAAAAATGGACATTTTGTAGCTGTCAATTGTCAGTCATTATCAGAAAACTTGCTTGAATCAGAACTTTTTGGTCATGAAAAAGGAGCTTTCACCGGAGCTAACGAAAGAAGAATAGGTAGATTTGAAGAAGCTGATGACGGCACCCTCTTTTTAGATGAGATAGGCGAAATGCCAATAAATATTCAAACTAAATTATTAAGAACCTTAGAAAATAGAACTATAGAAAGAATCGGAAGTAATAGAGAAATCAGTGTAAATCTAAGACTTATTTCCGCTACAAATAGGAATATATATAAAGCTGTTGAAAATGGTGATTTTAGAGAAGACCTATTTTACAGAATAAATACTATAATCATAAATATTCCGCCATTAAGAGATAGAAAAGAAGATTTGCCAATGTTTATAGATTTTTTCTTTAATAAATTTTCAAAAGAGCAAAAAAAAGAAATTACTTTTATCGAAAAAAAAGTTAAAGATTACTTGTTAACTTATAATTATCCAGGTAACATAAGGGAGCTTAAGAATATCATTGAAAGACTAGTTGTACTTTCTGAAAAAGGAGTGGTTAGGAAAGATGATCTTCCTGAAAACAGGATTAGAAAAGGAAACAATATACAACATTCAGATACAATAATGCCGCTTAAAGAATACAAAAAAAAAGTTGAATCTAAATATATTTCTGAAGCATTAGCTAAGTGTAATGGAAATATAACTAAAACATCACAGATACTAAATATTAGCAGAAGGCAGCTTTTTAATAAGATAACCGAATACAATTTAAAACCTTGA